A DNA window from Agarivorans sp. TSD2052 contains the following coding sequences:
- a CDS encoding DEAD/DEAH box helicase: MNIDNALNLFAEFESDSFVQNLIAQSNAKNILLEVKEPEENHPSFTEGLDERITSIAFTYLSIGCALRENGENSDIASAAFEKAGDIIHYINSPDSINHENSNFLLVISSLSFYLATQYSKSFIVIKKVEVTSPLISLVSFFLKKDFKNLLNEINKVQLNDEYLDDSISQLGGELERNNKYYTAILSKALNLILEYIYSGKEEFLAVAQDHINDIKQLSSIDDEPVTWWIARLLIILINTFKTYSFWNVLPKLIEHKITDNYVTQLALNDPPITEMFYAQYNAVQAMQISSDIVLSLPTSSGKTRIAEVAILEALVNNPLSKVLYLAPFRSLSYEVEESMDKMFSPLGFTTTLLYGGGQYSKLDKALIENSNVIIATPEKAKAIIRADEDIANGIDLLIIDEGHLLGADERLIKIELFIEELKHHIKKNDGKIILLSAVLPNTKDISKWISNDENNIYETDKTIANKRFGIAKWTHAKNINIEWLGEPKSFNQNFIKKFLPPKARTKYFPDVKSEGIASLALKLSQSGTVLLFVAQARYVLTSARRVLKAMGGTAKKHSYRNVNLLETFKLACCEAGVEEIFKLAEYGVLCHFGKLPTEVRVLIEQLMRSEKVKVIVSTSSLGQGVNIGISTVIFSDVFMNHQEERRIGSKDFWNIAGRAGRAFSDIEGKVLYCIDETNWSKERDLQLCASYFDFSKMEHAQSGLLAMIKTLKNVAARCKVSFDLLLELVADNDFSRLKEGNNDYSSSFIEIFDWLDDTLLALDYKNNASLSADPSSWIDDVFRCSLAHIQAEKDEDVSQDKVIEFLKSRNKAVIKMAGDPSNWEGIVKSGIPLSSSSVLDNYIEHIKEITALYNDSDKDVSNLIELSKGVENLIQQMPTVSFKHAFDEEEINKVRKKWFSAAPLSEITDFENGQEICVSYFSMTLPWAINAIVRKLYDLDLEDEAELIEELALYCEIGVPNMDAIQIYLAGIKSRVAALDLSNVLNDKTKGVNKSKLLDLLNKYALDIELKCSDTTLKWVELFNVGLSNEVKEPITEIVNFTLAETTKSDILNVRGFNDGFYLCSPNFEDKVKIKSSKDLPFKDVSNNPKVFFGRDGEIWKMKIRGELGVL, from the coding sequence GTGAATATAGATAACGCACTAAACTTATTTGCTGAATTTGAAAGTGACAGTTTTGTACAAAACTTAATAGCTCAATCGAATGCTAAAAATATATTACTAGAAGTAAAAGAGCCTGAAGAAAATCATCCTAGTTTTACAGAAGGACTTGATGAAAGAATAACAAGTATAGCATTCACATATCTTTCAATTGGGTGTGCTTTAAGAGAGAACGGAGAAAATAGTGATATTGCTTCTGCCGCTTTTGAAAAAGCAGGAGATATTATTCACTATATCAATTCACCTGATAGTATTAATCATGAAAATAGTAATTTTTTACTGGTTATTAGTAGTTTGTCTTTTTACTTAGCAACGCAATACTCAAAATCATTTATTGTTATTAAAAAAGTTGAAGTTACCTCGCCACTGATTAGTTTAGTTAGTTTTTTTCTAAAAAAGGATTTCAAAAACTTACTTAATGAGATAAATAAAGTTCAATTGAATGATGAATATTTAGATGATTCAATTAGTCAACTTGGGGGAGAATTGGAGAGAAATAATAAGTATTACACAGCTATATTATCTAAAGCTCTTAACTTGATTTTAGAGTATATTTATTCGGGTAAAGAAGAGTTTCTCGCAGTTGCTCAAGACCACATCAATGATATAAAACAGTTATCATCTATTGATGATGAGCCTGTTACTTGGTGGATTGCTCGATTATTAATTATTTTGATAAATACGTTTAAAACATATTCCTTTTGGAATGTTTTGCCTAAATTAATTGAACATAAAATAACTGATAATTATGTGACGCAATTAGCCTTAAACGATCCCCCAATAACAGAAATGTTTTATGCACAATATAACGCTGTACAAGCTATGCAAATCTCTTCTGATATCGTACTTAGTTTACCCACTAGTAGTGGTAAAACCAGAATTGCAGAAGTTGCTATTTTAGAAGCTCTGGTTAATAACCCGTTATCTAAAGTACTCTACCTTGCACCATTTCGTTCATTATCTTATGAAGTAGAAGAGTCAATGGATAAAATGTTCTCACCATTAGGTTTCACAACGACATTATTATATGGGGGAGGGCAATATAGTAAATTAGATAAAGCTTTGATCGAAAATTCAAATGTAATTATAGCCACGCCTGAAAAAGCTAAGGCAATTATAAGAGCAGATGAAGATATAGCCAATGGTATAGATTTATTAATTATAGATGAAGGTCACTTGCTTGGTGCAGATGAAAGGTTAATTAAAATTGAGCTTTTTATTGAAGAGCTTAAACATCATATTAAGAAAAATGATGGAAAAATTATTTTATTGTCTGCGGTATTACCTAATACAAAAGACATTTCGAAATGGATTTCTAATGACGAAAATAATATCTATGAAACAGATAAGACAATTGCTAACAAAAGATTTGGAATTGCAAAATGGACGCATGCTAAAAATATAAATATAGAGTGGTTAGGTGAACCAAAATCATTTAATCAGAATTTTATTAAAAAGTTTCTTCCGCCAAAAGCAAGAACAAAATATTTCCCAGACGTTAAAAGTGAGGGTATAGCTTCATTAGCTTTAAAGCTATCTCAATCAGGGACTGTATTGTTATTTGTAGCACAGGCTCGGTATGTTCTGACTAGTGCTCGAAGAGTACTTAAAGCAATGGGTGGGACAGCTAAAAAGCATAGCTATCGAAATGTAAACCTTCTTGAGACGTTCAAACTAGCTTGCTGTGAAGCTGGAGTTGAAGAGATATTTAAGTTAGCTGAATACGGCGTTCTTTGCCATTTTGGAAAGTTACCAACAGAAGTTAGAGTCCTAATAGAGCAATTAATGCGTTCGGAGAAGGTAAAAGTAATTGTTTCTACTTCTAGTCTTGGACAAGGTGTAAATATTGGTATATCTACGGTGATATTTTCTGATGTATTTATGAATCATCAAGAAGAAAGAAGAATAGGCTCAAAAGATTTTTGGAATATTGCAGGTCGAGCAGGACGAGCTTTTTCTGATATTGAAGGTAAAGTTTTATACTGTATAGATGAAACAAATTGGAGCAAAGAGAGAGATCTTCAACTTTGTGCATCATATTTTGATTTTTCTAAAATGGAACACGCACAAAGTGGTCTATTGGCTATGATTAAGACGTTAAAAAATGTTGCAGCTAGATGTAAGGTTAGTTTTGATTTGTTATTAGAATTGGTAGCTGATAATGATTTTTCAAGATTAAAAGAAGGGAATAACGATTATTCCTCTAGCTTTATAGAGATTTTTGATTGGCTCGATGACACATTACTTGCTTTAGATTACAAGAATAATGCATCCCTAAGTGCAGATCCTTCAAGTTGGATAGATGATGTGTTTCGTTGTTCTCTTGCTCATATTCAGGCAGAGAAAGATGAAGACGTATCGCAAGATAAGGTAATTGAATTTCTTAAAAGTAGAAATAAAGCAGTAATTAAAATGGCTGGCGATCCTTCAAATTGGGAAGGCATCGTAAAGTCTGGAATACCATTAAGCTCTTCGTCAGTATTAGATAATTATATAGAGCATATAAAAGAAATAACTGCTTTATATAATGACTCAGACAAAGATGTTAGTAACCTCATTGAACTTTCAAAAGGCGTTGAAAACTTGATTCAACAAATGCCTACAGTTTCTTTTAAACATGCTTTTGATGAGGAAGAAATAAATAAGGTTCGTAAGAAGTGGTTTAGTGCAGCACCACTTTCCGAAATAACAGATTTTGAAAATGGTCAGGAAATTTGTGTTTCTTATTTTTCGATGACATTGCCTTGGGCGATTAATGCAATTGTCAGAAAATTATATGATTTAGATTTAGAGGATGAAGCTGAATTAATAGAAGAGTTGGCTTTATATTGTGAAATAGGTGTTCCAAATATGGATGCTATTCAGATTTACTTGGCTGGAATAAAGTCAAGAGTTGCAGCTTTAGATTTGAGTAATGTCTTAAATGACAAAACCAAAGGCGTTAATAAATCAAAGTTATTGGATTTACTAAATAAATATGCATTAGATATTGAGTTGAAGTGTTCAGATACAACACTTAAATGGGTTGAGTTGTTTAATGTTGGTTTATCAAATGAAGTTAAGGAACCCATTACTGAAATCGTTAACTTTACATTAGCAGAAACAACAAAGAGTGACATATTAAATGTTAGAGGATTTAATGATGGATTTTATTTATGCAGTCCTAACTTTGAAGACAAAGTAAAAATTAAATCATCAAAAGACTTACCTTTTAAAGATGTGTCAAATAACCCCAAAGTTTTTTTTGGTCGCGACGGAGAAATTTGGAAAATGAAAATTAGGGGGGAGTTAGGAGTCCTATAG
- a CDS encoding DUF6602 domain-containing protein: MSIEQNFESYQLAISNALKLEQDRIRHLIGSDHWLTDGEHKEYILRDVISGFIPESYRVGSGFVCYPSQKKSSGQIDVLITSRNFPTLYKQGDLQFVTADATRAIIEVKTTISRGKQLHKVIGKLCDQIEALRELNSDCWCGLFIYDAGTLSEEVVLKTLQANVANCSKRVINCVSVGDKKFIRYWANGHPQSRLPRQPIWHAYNLKKLSAPYFISNLIAECSPDYEGDQATAMFPLRGEYGKERLKSYYAFLGSDSVSRFDERN, encoded by the coding sequence ATGTCTATTGAACAAAACTTTGAAAGCTATCAACTAGCTATTAGTAATGCGCTAAAACTAGAGCAAGATCGAATTCGGCACCTGATTGGTAGTGATCATTGGCTAACTGATGGGGAGCATAAAGAATATATCTTACGTGATGTAATATCGGGGTTTATTCCCGAGTCCTATCGTGTCGGGAGTGGTTTCGTATGCTATCCCAGTCAGAAAAAAAGCTCGGGTCAAATTGATGTATTGATTACATCACGTAATTTCCCAACGCTATATAAACAAGGCGACTTACAGTTTGTAACAGCGGACGCTACACGTGCAATAATTGAAGTAAAAACTACAATTTCTAGAGGAAAGCAATTACATAAAGTGATTGGGAAGTTATGTGATCAGATAGAAGCTCTTCGAGAACTAAATAGTGATTGTTGGTGTGGCTTATTTATCTATGATGCAGGGACGTTATCAGAAGAGGTAGTACTAAAAACACTACAAGCTAATGTTGCTAATTGCAGCAAAAGAGTCATTAATTGTGTGTCTGTTGGGGATAAAAAATTCATTCGATACTGGGCTAATGGACATCCACAAAGTAGATTACCTAGACAGCCAATTTGGCACGCATATAATTTAAAAAAACTTTCCGCACCGTACTTTATTAGTAACTTGATTGCAGAGTGCTCTCCGGACTATGAAGGTGATCAAGCAACAGCAATGTTCCCTTTGAGAGGGGAATACGGAAAAGAAAGACTGAAGTCCTATTATGCATTTTTGGGTAGCGATAGTGTATCTAGATTTGACGAACGCAACTAA
- a CDS encoding Hachiman antiphage defense system protein HamA — translation MAKVNKRSEQSKLIGEHPNSGVFFDWFECEDTAATDGKKHRKLTNKGLANDALVDYLSNRILKHHVAPSRLARIQKKKQILGKHQFKGYMDDTMPFPVKSFTTQKGNLGEIILGEYLSASTALELLVYKLHYNPNVEQSMKGDDILLFEKGDVQSKIIMGEAKFRATKSKQALDDIVSSLTTKNLPISLTFVCDRLEGMGEIGLADEIDNLISNLHKSKTPITYVGFYHSDINLYKTIEKHLNSENKNLVVVSYSENNPAQIVKDSFDAALKMIMG, via the coding sequence ATGGCAAAAGTTAATAAAAGGTCAGAACAAAGCAAATTAATTGGAGAACATCCAAATTCTGGCGTTTTCTTTGATTGGTTTGAATGCGAAGACACAGCAGCAACAGACGGAAAGAAGCATAGAAAGTTAACCAATAAAGGACTAGCAAATGATGCACTTGTTGATTATTTGTCCAACAGGATATTAAAACATCATGTAGCCCCCTCTCGTCTAGCTCGGATACAAAAAAAGAAGCAAATTTTAGGAAAGCATCAGTTTAAGGGGTATATGGATGACACAATGCCTTTTCCCGTTAAGTCTTTTACTACACAAAAAGGTAATTTAGGGGAAATAATTTTGGGTGAGTATTTAAGCGCATCCACAGCTTTAGAGTTATTAGTTTATAAGCTTCATTATAACCCTAACGTAGAGCAGTCTATGAAAGGGGATGATATTTTACTTTTTGAAAAAGGCGATGTTCAGAGTAAAATTATCATGGGAGAAGCCAAGTTTAGGGCAACCAAAAGTAAACAAGCTCTAGATGACATTGTTAGTTCTTTAACAACCAAAAATTTACCTATTTCCTTAACTTTTGTTTGCGATAGGTTAGAAGGAATGGGAGAAATCGGTTTAGCAGATGAAATTGATAACCTGATTTCTAATCTTCACAAATCTAAAACTCCTATCACTTATGTTGGTTTTTATCACAGTGATATTAATTTATATAAAACCATAGAGAAACATTTAAATTCAGAGAATAAAAACCTTGTAGTTGTTTCCTACAGTGAAAACAATCCCGCGCAAATAGTGAAAGATAGTTTTGACGCAGCGTTAAAAATGATAATGGGTTAA